The sequence GCCATGCAATCTATCCTCTTATTAATTCAAGATCAGAAAGTGCAGTTAATCACCTCAGATGCCCTCTCCTACGAAGTCTCACGCAATCCTTATGCCGAAAGGAAAGCAGTGATTATGGGCATCTTACAACTGGCATCGGTTCATCAACCCTTTACCAACGACATCTTAATTCGCGCCCAACAGTTAGAAAAAATTGATAAGATTGGCAAATTAGATGCATTCCATATTGCCTGTGCTGAATATCAAGTCGCAGATGTGTTTATTACCTGCGACGATCGACTAATTAAGCGTTACCAGGGTAGTCTGCAACTTTGTAACCCTGTAAACTTTACCTTGGAAAGGACTAAACCGGAAGAAAGCTGATGAATATTGAATTTCCCAGCCTGCCACGCGAAACAGACCTAAATCGTCAGGGGATTGAAATTCTGATTGAGTCCATGGGTGCTGCTCGTGCCGCTATCTTCATCAGTAATCTCTGCTGGCAGTCAACGAATTATCTAGCGATTAAGGATCGGCTGTTTGCCGGAGAGACGATCGCCAGTCTCTACGAAAAAGTAGTGCAGTGGCGTGATCAATCCTCAGGCAGTAGTTGAGGGCAAATTATCCACGCACTGCCTCTTCCTGGCAAAATCTGGCGGGAGACTGTATATGGCATGTATATGGCAATGGGGCGCTATGGTGAAGCGGAACCTCTCTATGCCCGTAGAGTGGAGATTTTCCTTCAAGTGTTAGGGCAAGACCATCCCAGCACCCAAACGGTGTGGAGCAATTTCCGTGCCTGTCTGCAAGCAGCGGTGGCAGCGGGGCAAGCGGGGGAACTCTCTGAGCATCCCCTCACCCAGGCAATGTTGGCGCAGTTGGCGGGGAGGGATAATGGGTAATGGGATGAATGCGAAATCGTCGGGTAGGGGCGCATGGCCGTGCGCCCCTACAATCTGTGGTGATG is a genomic window of Cyanobacteriota bacterium containing:
- a CDS encoding PIN domain-containing protein — translated: MKLYLDTSALNRIFDDRSQVRIALEALAMQSILLLIQDQKVQLITSDALSYEVSRNPYAERKAVIMGILQLASVHQPFTNDILIRAQQLEKIDKIGKLDAFHIACAEYQVADVFITCDDRLIKRYQGSLQLCNPVNFTLERTKPEES
- a CDS encoding tetratricopeptide repeat protein, yielding MYMAMGRYGEAEPLYARRVEIFLQVLGQDHPSTQTVWSNFRACLQAAVAAGQAGELSEHPLTQAMLAQLAGRDNG